The following DNA comes from Buteo buteo chromosome 7, bButBut1.hap1.1, whole genome shotgun sequence.
CTGGAGAGCTCGAGCTGCAtgggctgggctggtggctGTGGAGCTGCTCCACAGCGTGAGCATCAGCAGGGGCGTTCACAGACACCCTCTTCTCCAAAAAATCCAGTCCCTTGTTTGCTCTTCGAGGCTGATCTGAGCAGAGGGAGCCGTGGGGTCCACAAGCAGGCTTATTACCCTTCTGAATAAATAGCTTAAATCATTAACACATTATTTTATGTAATAtaataatattatatatatgttatatagaacatattttatatattaatatatttactatattttatatatactttatatatagtattttatttaatgtaataaTACAGACACCCGTGATGACAAAAGCTCTGCAGCACCTCGGTAATTCTGAAGTTCATCAATAGATGGTGGTAGAAGTATTGTTTTTATCATGCTGCTGAGCTTCCAGTCCCACATTGAAGTGCTGCTCAGAAATGAcagcgctgggcagcagcaggagcttgcCCGTGCCCTGCCACCGTGGGCTGGTGGTCCTGGCTCTGCTTTTGGGTGGGCGATGACCAtcctcttggaaaaaaaagtgaaaatggtTATATTTTCCTGAGGCCCATACAAAATCAGGACAACAGCATCCTTCAAAAGGCGAACGACTTGCTGCTGACGCCGCCGCGGCATCTTGCCCACGTAACCCATCGGCGCGGTGGGGAGAGCCGCGGGTTGCCGGCAGCCGCGCCGGTGCGAGGGGGCTGCCGCGTCAcctctcccttttccccccGCAGATTACAAAGTGGGATGAACCTGCAGATTTGCTTCGTGAACGACAGCGGCAGCGACAAGGACAGCGATGCTGATGACAGCAAGACAGAAACCAGCCTGGACACGCCGTTGTCGCCCATGGTAGGTCTGGGCACCCATCCCGCAGAGGCTCTGGAGCGTGGAAACCGTAGGGCATCCTTAATGGAAGCTGATAAAGAGCTGATCCTATTAAAATAGCAACGCTAAACCCCAGAGCAGCATCTTCAGCCATCGATAAAAGAAACGCGAGATGCTGAGGGGCAGATAGCAAAGTGCCCCTGGCTAGCACATTGCTGCTGTAGAGCAGATGCCTTCATGTGAAGgtgttccttctcctcccttcctccctttctttttggcTCTGATAATTATCAGAGCAGTAATGGGTATGAAGTGGTATTAGGTTCCACCAggtttcttctcctctcctctccaaaTATAACACCACAGCCCCAGATGTTTTCCTCCAGCTTAACCAGTCTGTCCCTTCAACACCTATTGATCTGGTTGGCTCCTCTTTCCATCTCAAGCGCTCAAGTTGCTATTAGTAGTCAAGGGGGCCTATCTGGGAAttactctgatttttaaagataatcttgtgaattaaaataaaaaaaaaaatctgtgctccTCATCATTTCTGTAGAAATGATCCCACTTGTAAGTAAGTGCACAAAAAGACGTTAAGCCAACAGCAGCCACCTTTGCTGTGGCACGGTTGGGGTGACGGTGCCGTGACGGCTGCGTGTCTGCTTCCCTAGAGCAAGCAGAGCTCGTCCTACTCCGACAGAGACACGACGGAGGAAGAGTCAGAGTCCCTCGACGACATGGATTTCCTCACCAGGCAAAAGAAACTCCAAGCTGAAGCCAAAATGGCCTTGGCTATGGCGAAGCCCATGGCCAAAATGCAGGTTGAGGTggaaaagcagaacaggaaGAAATCGCCGGTAGCGGATCTTGTAAGTGGGGGCCGTGGGACGGCGCGCGGGGGTAACGCTAGcccttttgctgtttgcttttgcttgtcAAGCCATGGACACCAGCTGGCAGCTCTTGCTCGTGGTGCTTGTAGACACGCAGCCTTGGAGATAGGGACCGGCTGTCAGGACTTGAGGGGTCGACATGGGTCGTTTTATCGGGGCGTTACGGGAGCGGGAGGGATGCAGGGAATGAGATGATGAAGTGTGAAGGTTGTTACTGCCTCGAGGCCGGCATGATGCTGCTCATCCTCTAAGTCGTAGTCTgctcatcccatcccatcccggAGCACTCCTGCCTTGGTACAACACGGCTCGTTGTAGCCCTCGCCTCCCTTTACATCAGTATATTGCTGATGGTGGTAGATTTGAAGACTTGGGCCAAATGTTGTGTAGATGTTTCGGCTCAGTGTGGTAGTCCCAGGGGAGTCGTTGATGCATGCTTGTGAGAGGAGGATGCAAGCAATGTAAACTGCCGCtgttcagaaatacaaatagttggaagaaaacagcacaaaattgaaaatttcttttcagctgccACATATGCCTCATATAAGTGAATGCCTGATGAAGAGAAGTTTAAAACCCACTGATCTAAGAGACATGACTATCGGGCAGCTACAAGTGATAGTCAATGATCTCCACTCACAGATAGAAAGTAAGTGATACTTGTTTAATTATTCTTTGGTATGTCCCATTTAATTGAGAACAGTTCTCCAGGATAAACATAGAAATGTTGGTAAATGTAGGATAACACAAGAATATGGAAGAGGCACACAGCAGTAGTTGGAGATGGAGTTCTCTCCAGATTTGGCtcctttggcttttttctttccttttttcagtttctacTAGAGCTCTCGCTTGGCTCCATAAGAGAGGAGGGTTGTAGCCTTGTGCCAGCACCTAACGCCCCACTTGAAACTCAAAACCTGGTCGGGTAAAAATAGTTCTGGGAAGTCTGCCTGTCCTGGAAGCACCTGCCATTCGTGGCTTTATGGCTATGTCTTCACGTGACGCTATGCCATGGCATCAAAACTATCCATCAGTGGAGAAAGCCTCCAGTTTAGCAAAC
Coding sequences within:
- the SCHIP1 gene encoding schwannomin-interacting protein 1 isoform X3, producing MVHQENCSYQAQKNERESIRQKLALGSFFDDGPGLYTSCSKSGKPSLSSRLQSGMNLQICFVNDSGSDKDSDADDSKTETSLDTPLSPMSKQSSSYSDRDTTEEESESLDDMDFLTRQKKLQAEAKMALAMAKPMAKMQVEVEKQNRKKSPVADLLPHMPHISECLMKRSLKPTDLRDMTIGQLQVIVNDLHSQIESLNEELVQLLLIRDELHTEQDAMLVDIEDLTRHAESQQKHMAEKMPAK
- the SCHIP1 gene encoding schwannomin-interacting protein 1 isoform X2; protein product: MSREGDGMGDVIRKAAVPAGEGSYKKAQKNERESIRQKLALGSFFDDGPGLYTSCSKSGKPSLSSRLQSGMNLQICFVNDSGSDKDSDADDSKTETSLDTPLSPMSKQSSSYSDRDTTEEESESLDDMDFLTRQKKLQAEAKMALAMAKPMAKMQVEVEKQNRKKSPVADLLPHMPHISECLMKRSLKPTDLRDMTIGQLQVIVNDLHSQIESLNEELVQLLLIRDELHTEQDAMLVDIEDLTRHAESQQKHMAEKMPAK